The following proteins are encoded in a genomic region of Micropterus dolomieu isolate WLL.071019.BEF.003 ecotype Adirondacks linkage group LG04, ASM2129224v1, whole genome shotgun sequence:
- the inab gene encoding internexin neuronal intermediate filament protein, alpha b isoform X2 — MSYGSEVFSSSSYRKIFGDSPRYASSPSRTGVNVSTRGGYRSSSLSRSNVPSLGSYSRKSGRSFASMPLETFDLTQSNVLNNEFKIIRTNEKEQMQGLNDRFAMFIEKVRNLEQHNKVLETELTTLRQRQNEPSRLAELYQQEIRELRSQLEELNGEKSQFMLERDSIEDELQKLRGKYEDEFRAREEAEAILKAFKKDVDDATMVRLDLEKKVESLLDEINFLRKVHEEEVAELMDMIQASQVSVEMEVSKPDLTSALKEIRGQYESMASKNLQSAEEWYKTKFADLSEQATRSNEAIRASREEINEFRRQLQSKTIEIESLRGTNESLEKQLREMEDRHNAEIGNYQDSMAELENELRATKSEMARHLREYQDLLNVKMALDIEIAAYRKLLEGEETRIGTGISYPSSMSSGVGQGYNYQSRIYTSSSKSKKESKDEDQQQESSSGGKVSQREVYEETVVTTKKVEKQQDPSDIPTSQKN; from the exons ATGAGCTACGGATCTGAagtcttttcctcctcctcctataGGAAGATTTTCGGGGATTCTCCCCGTTATGCGTCCTCTCCATCGCGGACTGGGGTGAACGTGTCCACACGGGGAGGTTACCGGTCCTCCTCTCTATCCCGGAGCAACGTTCCATCTCTGGGCTCATATAGTAGAAAGTCCGGCCGCTCCTTCGCGTCCATGCCACTGGAGACCTTCGACCTGACACAGAGCAACGTCCTCAACAATGAGTTCAAAATCATCCGCACCAATGAGAAGGAACAAATGCAGGGTCTTAATGACCGCTTTGCAATGTTCATCGAGAAAGTGCGCAACTTGGAGCAGCACAACAAAGTGCTGGAGACGGAGCTCACTACCCTGCGCCAGCGGCAGAACGAGCCGTCCCGCTTGGCCGAGCTTTACCAACAAGAGATCCGTGAACTGCGCTCCCAGCTCGAAGAGCTGAACGGGGAGAAGTCCCAGTTCATGCTGGAGAGGGATAGTATTGAAGACGAGCTCCAGAAGCTCAGGGGGAAATACGAAGATGAGTTCCGTGCCCGGGAGGAGGCAGAAGCCATCCTCAAGGCTTTTAAGAAAGATGTGGATGATGCCACCATGGTGCGCCTGGACCTGGAGAAGAAGGTGGAATCTCTGCTGGACGAGATCAACTTCCTGAGGAAGGTGCACGAGGAGGAGGTGGCCGAGCTGATGGACATGATCCAGGCTTCCCAGGTGTCTGTGGAGATGGAGGTGTCCAAGCCGGATCTCACCTCCGCCCTCAAAGAGATTCGAGGCCAGTACGAGTCCATGGCGTCAAAGAACCTGCAGTCCGCTGAGGAGTGGTACAAGACCAAGTTCGCCGACTTGTCTGAGCAGGCTACCCGGAGTAATGAGGCCATCCGCGCCAGCAGGGAGGAAATTAACGAGTTCAGAAGGCAGCTGCAGTCCAAGACCATCGAGATAGAGAGTCTGAGGGGAACCAACGAGTCTCTGGAAAAGCAGCTCCGGGAGATGGAGGACAGGCACAATGCAGAGATAGGAAACTACCAG GACAGCATGGCAGAGCTGGAGAATGAGCTGAGGGCCACTAAGAGCGAGATGGCTCGTCACCTGAGGGAGTACCAGGATCTGCTGAATGTCAAGATGGCACTGGATATTGAAATCGCAGCTTACAG aaaactGCTAGAGGGGGAGGAGACTCGCATCGGGACAGGGATTAGCTATCCCAGCTCCATGAGCTCAGGTGTTGGGCAAGGTTACAACTACCAGTCCCGTATTTACACCAGCTCCAGCAAGAGCAAGAAGGAGAGCAAGGACGAGGACCAGCAGCAGGAGAGCAGTTCTGGAGGCAAGGTCTCCCAGCGTGAAGTTTATGAGGAGACAGTGGTCACCACCAAGAAGGTGGAGAAGCAGCAAGACCCCAGCGATATTCCCACCAGTCAGAAAAACTAA
- the inab gene encoding internexin neuronal intermediate filament protein, alpha b isoform X1, with product MPLETFDLTQSNVLNNEFKIIRTNEKEQMQGLNDRFAMFIEKVRNLEQHNKVLETELTTLRQRQNEPSRLAELYQQEIRELRSQLEELNGEKSQFMLERDSIEDELQKLRGKYEDEFRAREEAEAILKAFKKDVDDATMVRLDLEKKVESLLDEINFLRKVHEEEVAELMDMIQASQVSVEMEVSKPDLTSALKEIRGQYESMASKNLQSAEEWYKTKFADLSEQATRSNEAIRASREEINEFRRQLQSKTIEIESLRGTNESLEKQLREMEDRHNAEIGNYQDSMAELENELRATKSEMARHLREYQDLLNVKMALDIEIAAYRKLLEGEETRIGTGISYPSSMSSGVGQGYNYQSRIYTSSSKSKKESKDEDQQQESSSGGKVSQREVYEETVVTTKKVEKQQDPSDIPTSQKN from the exons ATGCCACTGGAGACCTTCGACCTGACACAGAGCAACGTCCTCAACAATGAGTTCAAAATCATCCGCACCAATGAGAAGGAACAAATGCAGGGTCTTAATGACCGCTTTGCAATGTTCATCGAGAAAGTGCGCAACTTGGAGCAGCACAACAAAGTGCTGGAGACGGAGCTCACTACCCTGCGCCAGCGGCAGAACGAGCCGTCCCGCTTGGCCGAGCTTTACCAACAAGAGATCCGTGAACTGCGCTCCCAGCTCGAAGAGCTGAACGGGGAGAAGTCCCAGTTCATGCTGGAGAGGGATAGTATTGAAGACGAGCTCCAGAAGCTCAGGGGGAAATACGAAGATGAGTTCCGTGCCCGGGAGGAGGCAGAAGCCATCCTCAAGGCTTTTAAGAAAGATGTGGATGATGCCACCATGGTGCGCCTGGACCTGGAGAAGAAGGTGGAATCTCTGCTGGACGAGATCAACTTCCTGAGGAAGGTGCACGAGGAGGAGGTGGCCGAGCTGATGGACATGATCCAGGCTTCCCAGGTGTCTGTGGAGATGGAGGTGTCCAAGCCGGATCTCACCTCCGCCCTCAAAGAGATTCGAGGCCAGTACGAGTCCATGGCGTCAAAGAACCTGCAGTCCGCTGAGGAGTGGTACAAGACCAAGTTCGCCGACTTGTCTGAGCAGGCTACCCGGAGTAATGAGGCCATCCGCGCCAGCAGGGAGGAAATTAACGAGTTCAGAAGGCAGCTGCAGTCCAAGACCATCGAGATAGAGAGTCTGAGGGGAACCAACGAGTCTCTGGAAAAGCAGCTCCGGGAGATGGAGGACAGGCACAATGCAGAGATAGGAAACTACCAG GACAGCATGGCAGAGCTGGAGAATGAGCTGAGGGCCACTAAGAGCGAGATGGCTCGTCACCTGAGGGAGTACCAGGATCTGCTGAATGTCAAGATGGCACTGGATATTGAAATCGCAGCTTACAG aaaactGCTAGAGGGGGAGGAGACTCGCATCGGGACAGGGATTAGCTATCCCAGCTCCATGAGCTCAGGTGTTGGGCAAGGTTACAACTACCAGTCCCGTATTTACACCAGCTCCAGCAAGAGCAAGAAGGAGAGCAAGGACGAGGACCAGCAGCAGGAGAGCAGTTCTGGAGGCAAGGTCTCCCAGCGTGAAGTTTATGAGGAGACAGTGGTCACCACCAAGAAGGTGGAGAAGCAGCAAGACCCCAGCGATATTCCCACCAGTCAGAAAAACTAA